A window of Citrus sinensis cultivar Valencia sweet orange chromosome 7, DVS_A1.0, whole genome shotgun sequence contains these coding sequences:
- the LOC102609902 gene encoding agamous-like MADS-box protein AGL62 — protein MEASKQKNKGLQKIEIKRVERKSARQVTFSKRKKGLFNKASELCVLCGAEVAIVIMSPHKRAFTFGHPNPDDVLDRFLTGAGAESSLAATTVEDEKLERLKQEYVELLKRLKEEEKKRDEIAKKRGNDGANGVFWWDQYSIDDMERDELELYLKSLEKLKTSVKSKVDELAAASQASNNFVNQFNIDNNVPIDFGSEFDDLCCLLEGTNEDGILRNLDL, from the coding sequence ATGGAAGCATCAaagcagaaaaataaaggtCTTCAAAAGATCGAAATCAAGAGAGTTGAACGCAAGAGTGCTCGCCAAGTAACATTCTCAAAACGCAAGAAGGGGCTTTTCAACAAAGCTTCTGAGCTTTGTGTGTTATGTGGTGCTGAAGTTGCCATTGTGATCATGTCCCCCCACAAGAGGGCTTTCACTTTCGGCCACCCGAACCCCGATGATGTTCTTGATCGCTTTCTCACCGGAGCTGGTGCTGAATCTTCTTTGGCCGCGACGACGGTTGAGGATGAAAAGCTAGAGAGGCTTAAACAAGAATACGTGGAGTTACTGAAACGATTGAAAGAAgaggagaaaaagagagatgagatTGCTAAGAAACGAGGCAATGACGGAGCTAACGGAGTATTTTGGTGGGATCAATACTCGATTGATGATATGGAGAGGGATGAACTTGAGCTTTATTTGAAGTCCttggaaaaattaaagacGAGTGTTAAATCAAAGGTTGATGAACTAGCTGCCGCTTCTCAGGCAAGTAATAATTTCGTGAACCAATTCAATATTGATAATAACGTCCCTATTGATTTTGGATCCGAGTTTGATGATCTTTGTTGCCTATTAGAGGGTACAAATGAAGATGGAATTTTGCGGAATCTTGATTTGTAG
- the LOC102623479 gene encoding FCS-Like Zinc finger 17-like: MLLKSIISAFKMEEDTKESKNRYPHASSSNEGTVIVGLKILAQISQSRSNVVVKPALVSTRSDSRRRPSASGDQYYCYLKSCYLCNKNLSLDKEVYMYRGDQGFCSIECRDRQIFLDEMKELEASRKQFLKSNNRHCNIGADRRHHRGETRVFLEELR; the protein is encoded by the exons atgcttctGAAGTCTATAATAAGTGCTTTTAAGATGGAAGAAGACACCAAAGAGAGCAAAAATAGGTACCCACACGCAAGCTCATCAAACGAGGGCACAGTGATTGTTGGCTTGAAAATTCTTGCTCAAATTTCACAGAGTAGGTCTAACGTTGTCGTGAAACCAGCTTTGGTATCAACAAGATCAGATTCTCGACGACGACCATCAGCAAGTGGGGATCAATATTATTGCTATCTCAAGTCATGCTATCTTTGCAACAAGAACTTGAGCTTAGACAAAGAAGTTTACATGTACAG AGGTGACCAAGGATTTTGCAGCATCGAATGCCGAGACAGGCAGATTTTTTTGGATGAAATGAAGGAATTAGAAGCTTCTAGAAAGCAATTTCTAAAATCTAATAACAGGCATTGTAATATTGGAGCTGATCGTCGTCATCATCGGGGTGAGACTCGAGTCTTTTTAGAGGAGCTCCGTTGA